In one window of Rhodoglobus vestalii DNA:
- a CDS encoding DUF368 domain-containing protein gives MTRLHPVIRSVGDASRGALIGFAEIVPGVSGGTIALLVGVYETLIDGAGHLARGVARTIGDGIRGRGLSLASAHFHSVRWNVVLPIGIGMLLAIVVGAALLAPLLEAYPAGTRAVFAGLIAASLIVPARMVGGRWTPQEILIGLLAAALTFALTGLPRAGEAEPTLLIVAVAAAFAICALVLPGVSGSYVLLIVGMYAPTLAAVNDRNFAYLGTFILGAIVGLGLFVSALQWLLHNRRRITLVIMTGLMLGSLRALWPWQTESGAILPPADDLGPVLLLILAGASVVLGIMAAEAALMKRWMLSPEIIADPEPHVPEPETSASASDGSAQSDAGSIDARE, from the coding sequence ATGACCCGACTTCACCCCGTCATACGCAGTGTCGGTGACGCCTCCCGCGGCGCCCTTATCGGTTTCGCCGAGATTGTTCCCGGAGTCAGTGGCGGCACGATCGCACTGCTCGTCGGCGTCTACGAGACGCTCATTGACGGTGCCGGACACCTTGCGCGCGGAGTGGCCCGCACGATCGGCGACGGCATCCGTGGCCGCGGACTATCCCTCGCTTCCGCACACTTTCATTCGGTGCGATGGAATGTCGTGTTGCCCATCGGTATCGGCATGCTTCTGGCAATCGTCGTGGGGGCAGCTCTGCTTGCACCGCTGCTTGAGGCATACCCGGCGGGCACACGCGCAGTCTTCGCCGGTCTCATTGCCGCCTCGCTCATCGTGCCAGCGCGCATGGTGGGTGGCCGGTGGACGCCGCAAGAAATACTGATTGGCCTTCTTGCGGCCGCCCTCACTTTTGCTCTCACTGGCTTGCCGCGTGCCGGCGAGGCCGAGCCGACGCTGCTCATTGTGGCGGTCGCGGCGGCTTTCGCGATTTGCGCGCTCGTACTCCCGGGAGTTTCGGGGTCGTACGTCTTACTGATCGTCGGCATGTATGCGCCAACTCTCGCTGCTGTCAACGACCGCAACTTCGCCTACCTCGGCACGTTCATTCTCGGCGCCATCGTCGGCTTGGGGCTCTTCGTCTCGGCACTGCAATGGCTGCTGCATAACCGGCGCCGCATCACCCTCGTCATCATGACGGGCCTCATGCTCGGCTCGCTTCGGGCGTTGTGGCCCTGGCAGACCGAGTCGGGCGCAATACTGCCGCCCGCTGACGACCTGGGGCCTGTACTGTTGCTCATCCTCGCGGGCGCTAGCGTCGTGCTGGGCATTATGGCCGCAGAAGCTGCCCTGATGAAGCGATGGATGCTCTCCCCCGAGATCATCGCCGACCCTGAGCCGCACGTGCCTGAGCCCGAGACGTCTGCGTCTGCGTCTGATGGTTCTGCGCAGTCAGACGCCGGGTCGATCGATGCCCGGGAGTAG
- a CDS encoding 3-oxoacyl-ACP synthase III, whose amino-acid sequence MAGNANTRFDNVSLLSVASTLPSRVTTSADIETRLAAAFSRLDLPSGLLQRVAGVLERRNWGPGESSDDATVSAGRRALAEAGVDPSEVGLLINTSVSRKHLEPSVAVRLHHGLDLPSSAVNFDVANACLGFVSGMNLAASMIESGQIRYAIVVNGEDADELQVNTIDRLLKQDSDRDGFMSEFASLTLGSGSAAAVLGRTDEHPSGHPILGGVTRAATQFHDLCVGSVDGMFTDAKALLKGGLDLVVSAWKEASVEWDWSSMDMYVTHQVSSVHTNAIIKAAKLDRHRVPTTYPRFGNVGPASIPITLVEAQETLNKGDRVLLMGVGSGLNTAMMELAW is encoded by the coding sequence GTGGCCGGAAATGCCAACACCCGCTTCGACAACGTCTCACTGTTGTCGGTCGCGAGTACATTACCCAGCCGGGTGACGACGTCCGCCGACATCGAAACGCGACTCGCGGCGGCGTTTTCGCGTCTTGATCTGCCCAGCGGGCTCCTGCAGCGGGTGGCTGGTGTGCTCGAACGCCGCAATTGGGGGCCCGGGGAATCATCCGACGATGCCACAGTGTCGGCAGGGCGACGCGCCCTGGCAGAGGCGGGCGTCGATCCGTCCGAGGTGGGGCTTCTCATTAACACCTCCGTCAGCCGAAAGCACTTGGAGCCGTCCGTAGCTGTGCGCCTGCATCACGGGCTCGACCTGCCCAGTTCTGCCGTCAACTTCGATGTCGCGAATGCGTGTCTCGGCTTCGTGAGTGGGATGAACCTCGCGGCGAGCATGATCGAATCGGGCCAAATCAGGTACGCCATCGTCGTCAATGGTGAGGATGCTGACGAGCTCCAGGTCAACACCATCGACCGATTGCTGAAGCAGGACTCCGATCGTGACGGGTTCATGAGTGAATTCGCGTCGCTCACACTCGGCTCTGGCTCGGCTGCTGCGGTCCTTGGCCGCACCGACGAACACCCCTCCGGGCATCCGATCCTTGGCGGGGTCACGCGGGCTGCGACACAGTTCCATGACCTCTGCGTCGGCAGCGTCGACGGCATGTTCACCGATGCGAAAGCACTCCTAAAAGGGGGCCTCGATCTGGTCGTCTCGGCGTGGAAAGAGGCATCCGTGGAATGGGATTGGTCATCGATGGATATGTATGTCACCCACCAGGTCTCGTCCGTGCACACGAATGCCATCATCAAGGCGGCGAAACTAGACCGCCATCGCGTCCCGACGACCTACCCCCGATTCGGCAATGTCGGACCCGCCTCCATTCCCATCACCCTTGTCGAAGCACAGGAGACCCTCAACAAGGGTGACCGTGTTCTCCTCATGGGCGTGGGCTCCGGTCTCAACACCGCAATGATGGAACTCGCGTGGTGA
- a CDS encoding alpha/beta fold hydrolase: MTGRASRPPLDLPGLDQRFSRITAVPGGGADEGLRREWHYLDTGDELGRLGVPILGTILAVHGNPTWSYLWRDLITQSVQAAESGSPAWRIVAVDQLDMGYSERSGIHRPLVQRVADLAAFTDALPLTGPVISLGHDWGGVVSLGWAVDHPSQLAGVMLLNTAVHHPEGVPIPAALRLAGARGMLAASTIHTTAFVDTTLALASPALNAAVKDAYRAPYRSGARRQGIGGFVADIPVDSHHESFSELERIAAGVAELDLPALMLWGPRDPIFGDRYLDDLIDRLPQADVHRFEGAGHLVAEDGPYANAVLAWLSDNADRLAKSASTPPRKSISQASSEPEYPHFRPLWHRLDERRDDTATAVIDMSTRGRGGPLQVSWRQLSDRVRQIASGLSAIGVHKGQRVSLLIPPGPTLTAVVYACLRIGAVVVVADAGLGVKGLTRAVRGSWPDFVIGEVPGLIAARALGWPGVRISTARLPRVSAAALRVSYSLKDVIAIGAGTSVPTPPRSEDEAAILFTSGSTGPAKGVVYRHSQLSALRDVLASHFEVTADTGLVTGFAPFALLGPALGTRSVTPDMDVSSPRTLTAKAVAAAVRESGASMVFLSPAAILNVVATAGDLTQRDHGELERVRTFLSTGAPIGAGLLASAGALMPNATPHSPYGMTECLLVTDITLDGIRSAAGETNAGVCVGAPIGANRVHISALDVEGAAAGAPSSQPGVLGEIVVSAPHLKDHYDRLWLTDRAATRETESDMDAPLARWHRTGDVGHLDHLGRLWVEGRLPHVIVTATGPIAPVGAEQDVEGVSAVRRAAVVGVGPHRLRQAVAVVETVPPTSRPGLASPELTTAVRASTALPLVAVLAVPQLPTDIRHNSKIDRSRLSEWAERLLAGGKPTAP; this comes from the coding sequence GTGACTGGACGGGCCTCTCGTCCCCCGCTCGACCTGCCCGGACTCGATCAGCGCTTCAGTCGCATCACCGCTGTGCCCGGTGGCGGTGCGGATGAGGGGCTACGCCGCGAATGGCACTATCTCGACACTGGCGACGAACTGGGTCGCCTCGGCGTACCCATTCTGGGCACGATCCTTGCCGTCCACGGCAACCCGACCTGGTCATACCTCTGGCGCGACCTGATCACGCAATCGGTGCAGGCCGCGGAGTCCGGGTCGCCGGCCTGGCGTATCGTCGCCGTGGACCAGCTCGATATGGGCTACTCGGAGCGCTCCGGCATCCATCGTCCACTCGTGCAGCGGGTCGCGGATCTCGCGGCATTCACCGACGCACTCCCCCTTACTGGTCCCGTTATCTCGCTCGGTCACGACTGGGGCGGCGTCGTGTCACTCGGCTGGGCCGTTGACCACCCGTCGCAGCTTGCCGGGGTCATGCTGCTGAACACGGCCGTGCATCATCCGGAGGGTGTGCCGATCCCCGCGGCGCTGCGGCTTGCCGGCGCTAGGGGGATGCTCGCAGCATCCACCATTCATACCACCGCGTTCGTGGATACGACGCTTGCACTCGCCTCGCCCGCGCTCAACGCGGCAGTTAAGGATGCGTACCGTGCGCCGTACCGCTCGGGGGCCCGTCGCCAGGGGATTGGCGGCTTTGTCGCCGATATTCCGGTCGACTCGCACCACGAGAGCTTTAGCGAACTCGAGCGGATCGCCGCGGGTGTCGCGGAGCTCGACCTTCCGGCTCTCATGCTGTGGGGTCCGCGCGATCCGATCTTCGGCGACCGTTACCTCGACGACCTCATCGACCGACTACCCCAAGCCGATGTGCACCGGTTCGAGGGTGCGGGCCACCTCGTCGCCGAGGACGGCCCCTATGCCAACGCGGTGCTGGCGTGGCTCAGTGACAACGCCGATCGCCTGGCGAAATCTGCCTCGACCCCGCCACGCAAATCGATCTCGCAGGCGTCCTCAGAGCCGGAATATCCGCACTTCCGGCCGCTCTGGCACAGGCTCGACGAACGCCGCGACGACACCGCGACTGCCGTCATCGATATGTCAACGCGGGGACGAGGCGGCCCTCTACAGGTCAGCTGGCGGCAACTCAGTGACCGGGTGCGCCAGATTGCCTCCGGCCTCTCCGCCATCGGCGTGCACAAAGGTCAGCGGGTCTCCTTGCTCATCCCGCCGGGTCCAACCCTGACGGCCGTGGTCTACGCCTGCCTGCGAATCGGCGCTGTCGTGGTCGTCGCGGATGCAGGTTTGGGAGTCAAGGGACTCACCCGTGCGGTGCGCGGGTCGTGGCCCGACTTCGTCATCGGCGAGGTGCCCGGCCTCATCGCCGCGCGGGCGCTGGGCTGGCCGGGGGTGCGCATCTCCACCGCGCGACTGCCGAGGGTCTCGGCCGCGGCACTCCGCGTCTCCTACAGTCTCAAAGACGTCATCGCGATCGGCGCTGGCACATCCGTCCCGACGCCACCACGGTCCGAGGATGAGGCTGCGATCCTCTTCACCTCGGGGTCGACAGGACCTGCCAAGGGTGTCGTGTACCGCCACAGTCAACTCTCCGCCCTCCGCGACGTGCTCGCGAGTCACTTCGAAGTGACCGCCGACACCGGGCTCGTGACGGGGTTCGCGCCGTTTGCCCTGTTGGGTCCGGCGCTCGGCACGCGGTCGGTAACGCCCGATATGGATGTCTCTTCTCCGCGCACCCTCACCGCGAAAGCTGTCGCCGCCGCAGTGCGGGAATCCGGGGCCAGCATGGTGTTCCTCTCCCCCGCGGCAATTCTCAACGTCGTAGCGACAGCTGGTGATCTCACACAACGGGACCACGGCGAACTTGAGCGCGTGCGCACCTTCCTTTCCACCGGGGCGCCAATCGGCGCGGGACTGCTCGCCTCGGCGGGTGCACTCATGCCGAACGCGACCCCGCACTCGCCCTACGGCATGACGGAATGCCTCCTAGTGACTGACATCACGCTCGACGGGATCCGCTCCGCCGCCGGTGAAACCAACGCTGGCGTGTGCGTGGGTGCGCCGATCGGCGCGAACCGAGTGCACATCAGCGCACTCGATGTGGAGGGGGCAGCGGCGGGTGCACCGAGTTCTCAGCCCGGCGTTCTCGGGGAGATCGTGGTCTCGGCGCCGCATCTGAAGGATCACTATGACCGGCTGTGGCTGACAGATCGCGCCGCTACTCGTGAGACCGAATCCGACATGGATGCTCCGCTAGCGCGCTGGCATCGCACCGGCGACGTCGGCCACCTCGACCACCTCGGCCGCTTATGGGTCGAAGGCCGGCTGCCACACGTCATTGTGACAGCAACGGGTCCGATCGCGCCTGTCGGTGCGGAGCAGGACGTGGAGGGTGTCTCGGCCGTGCGCCGTGCCGCCGTCGTCGGCGTCGGCCCGCACCGGCTGCGACAGGCCGTCGCGGTCGTCGAAACGGTCCCGCCGACCAGCCGACCCGGGCTTGCGAGTCCGGAGCTGACGACGGCCGTGCGCGCGAGCACGGCGCTCCCGCTCGTCGCGGTGCTCGCCGTGCCCCAGCTTCCGACCGATATCCGCCACAACTCCAAGATCGACCGATCACGGTTATCCGAATGGGCCGAGCGTCTCCTCGCCGGTGGGAAGCCGACCGCACCGTGA
- a CDS encoding NAD-dependent epimerase/dehydratase family protein, which yields MIVLVTGASGFLGGAVAAELIAAGHEVRTLQRRPSGVDGATDILGSITDPDHVARAIDGAEGVIHLAAKVSLAGDAREFHSVNVEGTRSVLGAAEAAGVSRLVYVSSPSVAHAGSALAGVGAEPASPERARGEYARTKAKAELLALARDSAAMHVIAIRPHIVWGPGDTQLIGRIVDRARRGRLPLLNGGTALIDTTYIDNAASGIVAALHRADVAHGKAYVLTNGEPRPVGDILAAICLAAGVRPPRWSIPAGLGRTVGTVVERVWAVRPGADEPPMTRFLAEQLSTAHWFDQRDIRLALDWSPAVSIDEGLRRLGASYWHNHDTNLLREQ from the coding sequence GTGATCGTACTCGTCACCGGAGCTTCCGGGTTCCTCGGTGGTGCCGTCGCCGCCGAGCTGATCGCCGCCGGGCATGAGGTGCGCACTCTGCAACGACGACCGTCCGGGGTGGATGGCGCCACCGACATCCTCGGCTCAATCACCGATCCGGATCACGTCGCGCGCGCGATCGATGGCGCGGAGGGCGTCATCCACCTCGCGGCGAAGGTGTCGCTCGCCGGCGACGCGCGCGAGTTCCACTCTGTCAACGTCGAAGGGACGCGGTCAGTGCTCGGGGCAGCCGAAGCCGCGGGGGTATCCCGCCTGGTGTACGTGTCGTCACCGTCGGTCGCGCACGCAGGCTCCGCGCTGGCAGGTGTCGGCGCCGAACCTGCGTCGCCCGAGCGTGCACGCGGCGAATACGCGCGTACCAAGGCGAAGGCAGAGTTGCTTGCGCTCGCCCGCGATTCTGCCGCGATGCACGTCATCGCCATCCGTCCACACATCGTCTGGGGTCCGGGTGACACCCAGCTCATCGGCCGAATCGTCGACCGAGCTCGCCGTGGACGTCTGCCCCTGCTCAATGGTGGCACCGCTCTCATCGATACGACCTACATCGACAACGCAGCATCCGGAATCGTCGCAGCGCTGCACCGCGCCGACGTCGCGCACGGCAAAGCCTACGTTCTGACAAATGGTGAGCCGCGCCCGGTCGGCGACATACTGGCGGCCATCTGCCTCGCGGCTGGCGTGCGGCCTCCGCGATGGAGCATCCCTGCCGGACTCGGGCGCACCGTGGGCACCGTAGTCGAACGGGTATGGGCCGTGCGTCCTGGGGCCGACGAGCCGCCCATGACACGCTTTCTTGCCGAGCAGCTCTCCACGGCGCACTGGTTCGATCAACGTGACATACGCTTAGCGTTGGATTGGTCGCCCGCGGTGAGCATTGACGAGGGGCTACGCCGACTCGGCGCAAGCTACTGGCACAACCATGACACGAATCTGTTGCGCGAACAGTGA
- a CDS encoding zinc-dependent alcohol dehydrogenase family protein: protein MKALVYQGPGLKEWKEVPEPTIITATDVIVKIDTTTICGTDLHILKGDVPAVEVGRILGHEGVGTITEVGSAVSSLKVGDQVIISCVSACGHCDFCKKGVYSHCLADEGASGIGWIFGHLIDGTQAEFVRVPFAETSLYLLPPGVTPQQGTVLSDILPTGHEIGIQYGHVKAGDVVAVVGVGPVGLAAIATAGLYGPSRVIAIDLDANRVEQARKFGATDTIVSSDADWKEQVIALTDGLGVDVAIEAVGIPQTFTMCLDIVRPAGHVANMGVHGKSVDLPLQDLWISNINISMGLVNTNTLGILLKLVAQKKIVAENFISHTFALEDILEAYDVFERAAETKALKVIINA, encoded by the coding sequence ATGAAGGCACTCGTCTATCAGGGCCCTGGGCTCAAGGAATGGAAAGAGGTTCCAGAGCCCACTATTATCACTGCGACCGACGTCATCGTGAAGATCGATACAACCACCATTTGTGGCACCGATCTGCACATTCTCAAGGGGGATGTTCCGGCCGTCGAGGTGGGGCGCATCCTCGGACACGAGGGAGTCGGCACCATCACCGAGGTCGGCAGTGCCGTCTCGAGCCTCAAAGTGGGCGACCAGGTGATCATCTCCTGTGTCTCGGCCTGCGGGCATTGCGACTTCTGCAAGAAGGGGGTCTACTCGCACTGCCTCGCCGACGAGGGCGCATCCGGCATCGGCTGGATCTTCGGACACCTCATCGACGGAACCCAGGCAGAGTTCGTGCGGGTGCCGTTCGCCGAAACCTCGCTGTATCTGCTGCCGCCCGGGGTGACCCCGCAGCAGGGAACCGTGCTCTCGGACATCCTTCCGACGGGCCACGAGATCGGCATCCAGTACGGCCACGTCAAGGCCGGCGACGTCGTCGCCGTTGTCGGGGTCGGCCCCGTCGGCCTCGCAGCCATCGCAACCGCAGGCCTTTACGGCCCCTCCCGCGTTATCGCCATCGACCTCGACGCCAACCGCGTCGAGCAGGCCAGAAAATTCGGCGCCACCGACACCATCGTTTCCAGCGACGCGGACTGGAAGGAGCAGGTGATCGCACTCACGGACGGGCTCGGAGTCGACGTCGCAATTGAGGCAGTCGGAATACCGCAGACCTTCACGATGTGCCTCGACATCGTTCGACCCGCCGGGCATGTCGCCAATATGGGGGTGCACGGCAAGAGCGTCGATCTCCCGCTGCAGGACCTCTGGATCTCGAACATCAACATCAGCATGGGCCTGGTCAACACAAACACCCTCGGAATCCTGCTCAAGCTCGTTGCGCAGAAGAAAATCGTGGCCGAGAACTTCATCAGCCACACCTTCGCGCTCGAGGACATCCTCGAGGCCTACGACGTGTTCGAGCGGGCTGCGGAGACGAAGGCGCTCAAGGTCATCATTAACGCCTGA
- a CDS encoding class I SAM-dependent methyltransferase — MVAQALDTGPLRGAAKRQDVPWWQVLGWHDDGVTPLPAWFPDEMDLAGQENLGDDHVARYDATIDAHAAAEVEVLIAYGSISISVVAEFGAGTGADTSQFTLEAAHVCTRVIAVDVSPPILRHLQRKVTDRGLVKWRMDVAAV; from the coding sequence GTGGTCGCTCAAGCTCTTGACACTGGCCCGCTGCGGGGAGCCGCTAAACGCCAGGATGTCCCGTGGTGGCAGGTGCTCGGATGGCATGACGATGGGGTGACTCCGCTCCCGGCTTGGTTTCCTGACGAGATGGACCTTGCCGGTCAGGAGAATCTCGGCGATGACCATGTTGCGCGCTACGACGCCACAATAGATGCGCATGCGGCGGCCGAGGTCGAGGTGCTCATCGCTTACGGCTCGATAAGCATTTCGGTCGTCGCAGAGTTCGGTGCGGGTACGGGTGCGGATACGAGCCAGTTCACGCTTGAAGCTGCGCATGTCTGCACTCGAGTGATCGCGGTGGACGTGTCGCCGCCGATACTGCGGCACCTCCAGCGGAAGGTGACCGACCGTGGGCTCGTGAAATGGAGGATGGATGTCGCAGCCGTCTAA
- a CDS encoding oxygenase MpaB family protein: MGRISDSWRSHLLTTFSGESSGRPPWVSRIEQGDDVGFFGPDSASWAVHGGMGTLVAGIRALLMQTLHPGAMAGVHDWSRYKEDPLGRLSGTIQWLITVTFAGTEQARLESSRVGKYHNRVAGTYIDAQGVERPYTAGDPELLSWVHAVFTDAFLGCHELWGPPIPGGADQYVSEWATAGELVGVQHPPRSRAELKAQIDGFRPVLKSDDRVLEAVRFIRNPPLHRSMLPAYRVLFAGAVASLPEEHRKLLGLRRSRLPVIWATGVVLRSVGRILGRSSTSEDAARARLARIERERHSV; this comes from the coding sequence ATGGGTAGAATTTCAGACTCCTGGCGATCGCACCTTCTGACGACATTCTCCGGCGAAAGTTCTGGGCGCCCTCCGTGGGTCAGTCGTATCGAACAGGGTGACGACGTCGGTTTCTTCGGCCCGGATTCCGCTTCCTGGGCGGTGCACGGTGGTATGGGAACGCTCGTTGCCGGAATCAGGGCACTGCTCATGCAGACGCTGCATCCCGGAGCGATGGCCGGCGTGCACGACTGGTCGAGGTATAAGGAAGATCCGCTGGGACGACTTTCTGGCACCATCCAGTGGCTCATCACGGTCACGTTCGCTGGCACCGAGCAGGCGAGACTCGAGTCATCCCGCGTCGGCAAATACCACAACAGGGTCGCGGGAACCTACATAGACGCCCAAGGTGTCGAGCGCCCGTACACCGCAGGCGACCCTGAACTGCTTTCCTGGGTGCACGCCGTCTTCACCGACGCGTTCCTCGGCTGCCACGAGCTGTGGGGGCCACCCATCCCGGGCGGTGCCGACCAGTACGTGAGTGAGTGGGCGACGGCCGGCGAACTCGTGGGGGTGCAACATCCGCCACGGTCGCGCGCTGAGTTGAAAGCTCAGATCGATGGATTCCGCCCCGTGCTCAAAAGCGACGATCGCGTTCTCGAAGCCGTGCGATTCATTCGGAATCCGCCCCTCCATCGCTCGATGCTGCCCGCGTACAGGGTGCTGTTTGCGGGAGCTGTCGCGTCGTTGCCCGAAGAACACCGCAAACTGCTCGGCCTTCGTCGATCACGCCTTCCCGTGATTTGGGCGACGGGCGTCGTGCTGCGTTCTGTTGGACGAATTCTTGGTAGGTCATCCACGAGCGAAGATGCGGCCCGCGCGCGACTTGCCCGCATCGAGCGTGAGCGGCATTCGGTCTGA
- a CDS encoding DUF429 domain-containing protein, with protein sequence MLTAGVDLAAEPKGTALAVVDWNAGHARLVDLQVGVADGVIVEVANQVDKIGIDCALGWPVEFVEFVVQHSDFESTQRDVDGGMDWRRRLAFRETDRFVRERTKRWPLSVSTDRLGLTAMRCAGLLARIQASGVPVDRAGSGTVVEVYPGATLRLWGFDTTGYRTCPEARATLLRSIQDEAPWLDFALFAPLMISSGDAFDAVVAAMAARNAALGHYEAPSASQMDRARSEGWIALPTGPMSNLTDTGAR encoded by the coding sequence GTGCTGACTGCGGGAGTTGACCTAGCGGCGGAGCCCAAAGGCACCGCCCTTGCCGTCGTTGACTGGAACGCGGGCCATGCACGACTAGTCGACCTGCAGGTCGGCGTCGCGGACGGCGTCATCGTTGAGGTCGCGAATCAGGTTGACAAGATCGGCATCGATTGCGCGCTCGGTTGGCCGGTCGAGTTCGTGGAGTTCGTTGTTCAGCACTCAGACTTCGAGTCGACTCAGCGGGATGTCGACGGCGGGATGGACTGGCGTCGGCGCCTCGCCTTCCGAGAGACAGATCGGTTCGTTCGGGAGCGCACGAAAAGGTGGCCGCTCAGCGTTTCAACAGATCGTCTAGGTCTCACGGCAATGAGGTGTGCTGGTCTTCTTGCAAGAATCCAAGCGAGCGGAGTCCCCGTCGACCGAGCCGGATCCGGAACCGTCGTAGAGGTGTATCCGGGTGCCACCCTTCGACTCTGGGGATTCGACACAACCGGATACCGCACCTGTCCGGAAGCGCGGGCGACGTTGCTCAGGTCAATCCAAGACGAGGCACCCTGGTTAGACTTCGCACTGTTTGCACCTCTGATGATCTCTTCCGGCGATGCCTTCGACGCGGTGGTGGCAGCGATGGCAGCTCGTAACGCTGCCCTCGGCCACTACGAGGCCCCGTCTGCTTCCCAAATGGATCGTGCACGATCCGAAGGATGGATCGCGCTGCCGACAGGTCCGATGTCAAATCTGACCGATACGGGTGCGCGGTAG
- a CDS encoding DUF6328 family protein translates to MQQESPEQHHEDPRQRDQKTLHRELDELTSELRMVIPGVTVLLAFLLGLPFTSVFSDLSQLQEDVYFVAFLSTAVAVVFLLSEGAYHQVRGKPYSKGRLLKTAIRQMVTALILLSIALSAVVFLVTDMLFGTITSILVSGGIAILIIWMWFALPLFRRIRNDR, encoded by the coding sequence ATGCAGCAGGAGAGTCCAGAGCAGCACCACGAGGACCCGCGACAACGTGACCAGAAAACTCTTCATCGCGAACTGGATGAGCTCACCTCAGAATTACGTATGGTGATACCCGGCGTGACCGTGCTTCTCGCATTCCTCCTCGGACTACCTTTCACGTCAGTGTTCTCTGATCTCTCGCAACTCCAAGAAGACGTTTACTTCGTCGCATTTCTCTCCACCGCGGTGGCCGTCGTATTTTTACTCAGTGAAGGCGCCTATCACCAAGTCCGGGGCAAGCCATATAGCAAAGGTCGGTTGCTAAAAACCGCGATTCGTCAGATGGTGACCGCCTTGATACTGCTGAGCATTGCGCTCAGCGCGGTGGTCTTTCTGGTGACCGATATGCTCTTCGGAACCATCACCTCGATTCTGGTGAGCGGCGGAATCGCGATTCTGATTATTTGGATGTGGTTTGCTTTACCTCTGTTTCGTCGTATCCGTAATGATCGATGA